A stretch of the Erinaceus europaeus chromosome 23, mEriEur2.1, whole genome shotgun sequence genome encodes the following:
- the LOC132535597 gene encoding zinc finger protein 878-like, producing MAVSWGSVTYEDVTVIFTQEEWALLNPAEKKLYRDVMGENFRNFLSIEKLQDHSSKEQHNFHGSIHSNRVMKISEDKASQNGKKPQECEVYNKLFTYSIHLQKHGRTHRQEKPYECKQCIKTFSSRSSLWIHGRIHSGEKPYECKQCSKAFSYFASFQLHERIHSGEKPYECKHCSKAFSHAGNLRKHERMHSGEKPYECIQCNKTFSYSASLRRHERMHSGEKPHECKQCSKTFSQASYLRTHERTHSGEKPYKCKQCNKAFSYSSSLQLHERTHSGEKPYECKQCSKVFRQASYLRTHERMHSGEKPYECKQCSKAFRQASYLQIHQRMHSGEKPYECKQCSKTFRQASHLRTHERTHSGEKPYECK from the exons atggcagtttcttgg ggctcagtgacctatgaagatgtaactgtgatattcactcaagaggagtgggcactattaaaccctgcagagaagaaactctacagagatgtgatgggggaaaacttcaggaactTTCTTTCAATAG aaaagttACAAGACCATTCCAGCAAAGAGCAGCATAACTTCCATGGGAGTATACATAG taataGAGTGATGAAAATCTCTGAGGACAAAGCAAGTCAGAATGGTAAAAAAcctcaagaatgtgaagtatacaacaaatTATTCACTTACTCTATTCATCTTCAAAAACATGGAAGAACTCACAGGCaagagaaaccctatgagtgtAAACAATGTATTAAAACATTCAGTTCTCGCAGTTCTCTTTGGATACAtggaagaattcacagtggagagaaaccctatgaatgtaaacaatgtagtaaagcattcagttattttgcttcttttcagctgcatgaaagaattcacagtggagagaaaccctatgaatgtaaacactgtagtaaagcattcagtcacGCCGGTAATCttcggaaacatgaaagaatgcacagtggagagaaaccctatgaatgtataCAATGTAATAAAACATTCAGCTATTCTGCTTctcttcggagacatgaaagaatgcacagtggagagaaaccccatgaatgtaaacaatgtagtaaaacattcagtcaagccagttatcttcggacacatgaaagaactcacagtggagagaaaccctataaatgtaaacaatgtaataaAGCATTCAGCTATTCCTCTTCTCTTCAACtgcatgaaagaactcacagtggagagaaaccctatgaatgtaaacaatgtagtaaagtatTCAGGCAAGCCAGttatcttcggacacatgaaagaatgcacagtggagagaaaccctatgaatgtaaacaatgtagtaaagcattcaggcAAGCCAGTTATCTTCAGATACATCAAAGaatgcacagtggagagaaaccctatgaatgtaaacaatgtagtaaaacattcaggcaagccagtcatcttcggacacatgaaagaactcacagtggagagaaaccctatgaatgtaaataa